A portion of the Thalassotalea sp. LPB0316 genome contains these proteins:
- a CDS encoding acyl-CoA desaturase yields MNKPKIIWLNVIVFLTTFLFAAIAVPYRAITHGFDMAEIVMAIICFIYCGMSITAGYHRLWSHKTYQAHWSLRFLFALGGAFALQNSALHWSSDHRVHHKHVDNNDKDPYSAKKGFWYSHIGWMLREYQASRYHNYDNVRDLQKDKIVMWQHKHYLLLTILMNVGVPLLFGLIHGDVISALLLIGVLRLVLSHHTTFFINSLAHIWGKQTYTDRNTARDNGVLAFFTFGEGYHNFHHIFENDYRNGIRWWQFDPTKWLIKGCAYLNLTSKLRTSPEDKIEKAKLSMTLKRTQQRIANNPNAELMMAKLQQEYDLVVAKLNAFYDAKKQLLANKKAELISDVENSELHKQYRELKARFQEQKKSFVNMSASIA; encoded by the coding sequence ATGAATAAGCCTAAGATCATTTGGCTAAACGTTATCGTTTTCTTAACTACCTTTTTATTTGCCGCTATAGCCGTGCCATATCGCGCCATAACTCATGGTTTCGACATGGCAGAAATCGTGATGGCAATCATCTGTTTTATTTATTGTGGTATGTCAATTACCGCAGGTTATCACCGTCTATGGTCTCATAAGACCTATCAAGCTCATTGGAGTTTGCGCTTTCTATTTGCACTAGGTGGCGCATTTGCTCTGCAAAATAGTGCCTTACATTGGTCGTCTGATCACCGCGTTCACCACAAGCACGTTGACAACAATGATAAAGATCCTTACTCGGCAAAGAAGGGTTTTTGGTATTCACACATCGGTTGGATGTTGCGCGAATATCAAGCGAGTCGCTATCACAATTACGATAATGTTCGAGACCTACAAAAAGATAAAATTGTCATGTGGCAACACAAGCACTACTTGTTACTCACTATTTTGATGAATGTCGGGGTACCTTTACTGTTTGGTCTGATCCACGGCGATGTCATTAGTGCATTATTACTGATCGGTGTTTTACGTTTAGTATTGAGCCATCACACAACCTTCTTTATCAACTCGTTAGCGCATATCTGGGGTAAGCAAACTTATACGGATAGAAACACAGCACGTGATAATGGCGTATTGGCTTTCTTCACCTTTGGTGAGGGCTATCACAACTTCCACCATATCTTTGAAAATGACTACCGCAACGGTATTCGCTGGTGGCAGTTTGATCCAACTAAATGGCTAATTAAAGGTTGCGCTTACCTGAATTTAACCTCTAAGTTACGCACTAGCCCAGAAGATAAGATTGAAAAAGCTAAATTATCGATGACCTTAAAACGCACGCAACAGCGAATTGCGAATAACCCTAACGCTGAGTTGATGATGGCAAAGCTACAGCAAGAATATGATTTAGTCGTTGCTAAATTGAATGCATTCTACGACGCTAAAAAACAATTACTCGCCAACAAAAAAGCCGAGTTAATCAGCGATGTTGAAAACTCTGAGCTACACAAACAGTACCGCGAATT